The following proteins are co-located in the Neomonachus schauinslandi chromosome 8, ASM220157v2, whole genome shotgun sequence genome:
- the LOC123325521 gene encoding histone H4, with amino-acid sequence MSGRGKGGKGLGKGGAKRHRKVLRDNIQGITKPAIRRLARRGGVKRISGLIYEETRGVLKVFLENVIRDAVTYTEHAKRKTVTAMDVVYALKRQGRTLYGFGG; translated from the coding sequence ATGTCTGGCCGCGGCAAGGGCGGGAAGGGCCTGGGCAAGGGCGGCGCCAAGCGCCACCGCAAGGTGCTGCGCGACAACATCCAGGGCATCACCAAGCCCGCCATCCGGCGGCTGGCCCGGCGCGGCGGCGTCAAGCGCATCTCCGGCCTCATCTACGAGGAGACCCGCGGGGTGCTCAAGGTGTTCCTGGAGAACGTGATCCGCGACGCCGTCACCTACACGGAGCACGCCAAGCGCAAGACGGTCACGGCCATGGACGTGGTCTACGCGCTCAAGCGCCAGGGCCGCACCCTCTATGGCTTCGGGGGCTGA